One window of Sphingobacteriales bacterium genomic DNA carries:
- a CDS encoding DedA family protein, translated as MCFVTFILNYPDIWEYAGLFFASFLAATVVPFSSEAILAAMLLGNYHPVSCVLIASTGNWLGGMSGYYLGYLGKWEWLEKYFRFDRAKLDDWNVRLSKYGYFLAFLCWLPSIGDFIAVGLGFIRSNVYLVSLIMFLGKFLRYVVVAYLMITGKSLF; from the coding sequence ATGTGCTTTGTAACTTTTATACTCAATTATCCGGATATCTGGGAGTATGCCGGCTTGTTTTTTGCTTCTTTTCTTGCTGCAACAGTAGTTCCGTTTAGTTCAGAAGCAATACTTGCAGCGATGTTGTTGGGTAATTATCATCCTGTTTCATGTGTTTTAATAGCATCAACCGGCAATTGGTTAGGAGGAATGAGCGGATACTACCTGGGGTATTTAGGGAAATGGGAATGGCTGGAAAAATATTTCCGTTTTGACCGGGCGAAGTTAGACGATTGGAATGTACGGCTGAGCAAATACGGATATTTTCTGGCATTTCTGTGCTGGCTACCCTCAATCGGTGACTTTATAGCCGTAGGATTAGGCTTTATTCGAAGCAATGTCTATTTAGTATCCCTCATCATGTTTTTAGGTAAATTTCTGCGATATGTTGTTGTAGCTTATCTAATGATAACGGGTAAATCGCTGTTTTAA
- a CDS encoding AraC family transcriptional regulator, producing MMQSDVQIISGKALLFGIKFKPGAFSCFHKYESLSQITNRFFEFTKKDFPDVQKNVTNLIAYIDQFYLDRFSATRTSLLPIVADIIKSQGSLKIEQITKKHFITERSLERQFKQHIGLTPKEFIDIERFNVACSKIQRREKNSIFDIAIECGYYDHAHLTNDFKRFTGKSPTDFVLSEISKDIPGNYQ from the coding sequence ATGATGCAGTCTGATGTTCAAATCATTTCAGGAAAGGCTTTACTTTTCGGAATAAAATTCAAGCCCGGTGCTTTCTCTTGTTTTCATAAATACGAATCTCTAAGCCAAATCACTAACCGGTTTTTTGAATTTACTAAAAAAGATTTTCCCGATGTCCAAAAAAATGTAACAAATCTTATTGCATATATTGATCAATTTTACCTTGACAGGTTTTCAGCAACCAGAACGTCGCTTCTTCCAATTGTTGCAGATATCATTAAAAGTCAGGGTAGCTTGAAAATTGAACAGATAACCAAAAAACACTTCATTACGGAGCGGAGCTTAGAAAGACAGTTTAAACAACATATAGGATTAACTCCCAAAGAATTTATAGATATTGAACGTTTCAATGTTGCATGTTCAAAAATTCAACGCAGAGAAAAAAACAGCATTTTTGATATCGCCATAGAATGTGGTTATTATGACCACGCCCATCTTACAAACGATTTTAAACGTTTCACAGGTAAATCTCCTACTGATTTTGTTTTGTCGGAAATTTCCAAAGACATCCCGGGTAACTACCAGTAA